Proteins encoded in a region of the Panthera tigris isolate Pti1 chromosome B2, P.tigris_Pti1_mat1.1, whole genome shotgun sequence genome:
- the SNRNP48 gene encoding U11/U12 small nuclear ribonucleoprotein 48 kDa protein isoform X1 produces MEGEPPPVEERRRLQQELSEFVESCCRTLEEVTASLGWSLDRLDPGEEGAAEDDVVICPYDSNHHMPKSSLAKHMVSCRLRKLGYTKEEEDKMYNSDFFYENVKIPSITLNKDSQFQIIKQARTAVGKEGDCYNQRIYSSLPVEVPLNHKRFVCDLTQADRLALYDFVMEETKKKRSDSQIIENDSDLFVDLAAKVNQDNSRKSPKSYLEILAEVRDYKRRRQSYRAKNVHITKKSYTEVIRDVINVHMEELSSHWQEEQERPEDDAEKNEERRSASVDSRQSGGSYLDAECSRHRRDRSRSPHKRKRNKDKDKNWDSRRRKERDGERHHSHKRRKQKI; encoded by the exons ATGGAGGGCGAGCCGCCTCCTGTGGAGGAGCGGCGGCGGCTGCAGCAGGAGCTTAGCGAGTTCGTGGAGAGCTGCTGCCGGACGCTGGAGGAGGTGACGGCGTCCCTGGGCTGGAGCCTGGATCGGCTGGAccccggggaggagggggcggcagAG gaTGACGTTGTGATATGCCCCTATGATTCCAATCATCACATGCCTAAATCATCTTTAGCAAAGCACATGGTATCTTGTAGATTGAGGAAACTGGGCTATACCAAAGAAGAAGAG gataaaatgtataattctgattttttctATGAGAATGTGAAGATACCTTCAATTACTTTGA ATAAGGACTCACAATTCCAGATAATTAAACAAGCTAGAACTGCAGTTGGAAAAGAGGGTGATTGTTATAATCAAA GGATTTATTCTTCATTACCTGTTGAAGTTCCTCTGAATCACAAACGGTTTGTTTGTGATCTAACACAAGCTGATCGTCTTGCCCTCTATGATTTTGTAATGGAGGAGACGAAGAAAAAGCGCTCGGATTCTCAAATTATTGAAAATGACAGTGATCTCTTTGTAGACTTGGCTGCCAAAGTCAATCAAG atAATAGTCGAAAAAGTCCAAAGTCTTACCTTGAAATCCTAGCAGAAGTGAGAGATTATAAAAGAAGACGCCAGTCCTATAGAGCTAAGAATGTTCACATAACCAAGAAATCATATACTGAG GTGATTCGGGATGTCATAAATGTGCACATGGAAGAACTCAGTAGTCATTGGCAGGAAGAGCAGGAAAGACCAGAGGATGATGCTGAAAA gaaTGAAGAAAGGCGATCGGCTTCAGTAGATTCACGGCAGTCTGGTGGGAGCTATTTGGATGCTGAGTGTTCACGACATAGAAGGGATCGGAGTAGGAGtccacataaaagaaaaagaaataaagataaggaTAAAAACTGGGActcaagaagaaggaaagagag GGATGGGGAAAGACACCATagtcataaaagaagaaaacaaaaaatataa
- the SNRNP48 gene encoding U11/U12 small nuclear ribonucleoprotein 48 kDa protein isoform X2, translating to MEGEPPPVEERRRLQQELSEFVESCCRTLEEVTASLGWSLDRLDPGEEGAAEDDVVICPYDSNHHMPKSSLAKHMVSCRLRKLGYTKEEEDKMYNSDFFYENVKIPSITLNKDSQFQIIKQARTAVGKEGDCYNQRIYSSLPVEVPLNHKRFVCDLTQADRLALYDFVMEETKKKRSDSQIIENDSDLFVDLAAKVNQDNSRKSPKSYLEILAEVRDYKRRRQSYRAKNVHITKKSYTEVIRDVINVHMEELSSHWQEEQERPEDDAEKYVMVFTGMKKGDRLQ from the exons ATGGAGGGCGAGCCGCCTCCTGTGGAGGAGCGGCGGCGGCTGCAGCAGGAGCTTAGCGAGTTCGTGGAGAGCTGCTGCCGGACGCTGGAGGAGGTGACGGCGTCCCTGGGCTGGAGCCTGGATCGGCTGGAccccggggaggagggggcggcagAG gaTGACGTTGTGATATGCCCCTATGATTCCAATCATCACATGCCTAAATCATCTTTAGCAAAGCACATGGTATCTTGTAGATTGAGGAAACTGGGCTATACCAAAGAAGAAGAG gataaaatgtataattctgattttttctATGAGAATGTGAAGATACCTTCAATTACTTTGA ATAAGGACTCACAATTCCAGATAATTAAACAAGCTAGAACTGCAGTTGGAAAAGAGGGTGATTGTTATAATCAAA GGATTTATTCTTCATTACCTGTTGAAGTTCCTCTGAATCACAAACGGTTTGTTTGTGATCTAACACAAGCTGATCGTCTTGCCCTCTATGATTTTGTAATGGAGGAGACGAAGAAAAAGCGCTCGGATTCTCAAATTATTGAAAATGACAGTGATCTCTTTGTAGACTTGGCTGCCAAAGTCAATCAAG atAATAGTCGAAAAAGTCCAAAGTCTTACCTTGAAATCCTAGCAGAAGTGAGAGATTATAAAAGAAGACGCCAGTCCTATAGAGCTAAGAATGTTCACATAACCAAGAAATCATATACTGAG GTGATTCGGGATGTCATAAATGTGCACATGGAAGAACTCAGTAGTCATTGGCAGGAAGAGCAGGAAAGACCAGAGGATGATGCTGAAAAGTATGTCATGGTGTTTACTg gaaTGAAGAAAGGCGATCGGCTTCAGTAG